The genome window TTCCTTTCATGAGTGCTCTAGCACCAAATAtgaaatctattatatatctaataggaGAActttgagtaatttaattcgaaaGGACTGATATACCCTTGCTcactatcatatatatatactttatataaaagttattattgacttttaatattAACCTATTTATTAAACATTAATGTCTATTCATTATACATTAATTACTTTACAATTAAAAATCCaatacatatatttgtattatatttataattatgatttaataaataaataaatatccataATTCTAAAAATCGGGAATCAGAAAATTAGCGATTTATCGGAATGATTAGTAGGGTCATTattcagaattaatttaatactatatatgtaaagaatatatatatatatatatatatatatatatgtatgtatgtatgtatgtatgtatgtatatatcatcatttttaaaattttaaatttcccccacacattttgtaaattttaatattcttctaATTTTCGACTGATTAATCCAATTTTAGAccaataaatcatcaatttaaccGAATTTTGTCAAATCTGATTAAAAATCCGTATGATTATCGACTAATCGGTTGATcgaccgatttttagaatatttaaatattatgatttaataaaattgtgtatatatatatatatatatatatatatatatatatatagagagagagagagagagagaaaagttctatggagactgaaTTTTGTGGAGGATGGAGAGACTTAATCACAGCCATCCATTTCTTACACATCCAAGGGCTCATGTTAATTGTCCTGCAcatttgttttctctccctatcctgtcctgcacttctaaatcggtgaacaagcagtacttctaaatcccgcataacataaaataataattctataatattggtgttcaattatcgaaatcctaacaaataaaaataataattgcatacaaaataaagatgtagttggacattgctatgattgacactgaactcattgtcattgtcctgcaacgaattgaatttgttgcaagacaaaataacacttagatatataagaaatatgcgggacaaattattaatattatattacaagaaatgcaggacaagaatagtgtaaattataaagatagttttgatttttaaaattaaaataagaaatgcaggacaagactattaataatacattattagaaatgaaggacaagaatagtgtaaattattaatattacattactagaaatgcatgATAAGAAATGCaggataaagaatatttaatcatgtccattaattgcccgattattttaacggtagatctGAGAGTCTCTAAAGACTCCAAAGTTTTaggtctccattgagcccaactctctctctctctctatatatatatatatatatatatatatatatatatatatattagaataattttaaatataatacataactatatgacaaagactctgattcggcaagaatctcatttaatatatcaaattttcaataattttaggtaagtggtaatttaattatataaaaaattttaaatagtgtatatttttaatgtttatattttaataaatatcataatagtgaggatatgtgtacCTACATCATTAACataatattacttaaaatacaaatagatatataatttaaattacttttataattcaaataacctcaaattaaaaaaaatggaataaaaagatataaaatatattgaaaaaataatttaaagcaacccgtgctttgcacgggtttaaaAAGCTAGTTTGTTTAGAGTCATAACTTTTACTTGCTAAGTTTGCGCCTACTTGCAAAATGCAAGTAAAGACACAACTAAGCTAGTAAGCATGCTTTTCCATTGATCGATCACCTGTATTCCACACTGATAGGTTTAGACGCTGTGGCTATATGACATGTACTCATTATTCGACCTCAATTAGTGTGTAGATTTTGGGTACTTGTGTCAGACACTACCTCTAGAGTCTAGACTGAGCCATGTCTTGGGACAGTTGGCACAACATTTTGGGCAAAAGAACATATGCAGTGCTTTAAAATATCTTAGAATCTAAAAATCGGATACTTACTGGCCATTTGTTAATGTTTGGACATTTTCAACAAAGTCTGGTTGTGAAAATTTGTTTTTGTGAAACAAAGACTAGTAACATCCTTAAATAACATCATaagataaattaagtaatttaacttTGTGCTACGTTCCATATCAGCTTATacagattatattattatataccgTGATTTTAATTTGGTCAGCTTGAGCTGAAGGATAACTAGGGTTGTTTTCTCATACACTATTAAGTGATTAATCCATCCTTGAAAgtgaatttttttgatttgatttgctTTTGCATTTTGATCCTTAGGAAGAACTTATTACTTCTGTTAGATATACTTAGATGGAGACCAGTTTTTTTGCTAAGATACTTTCCTGACTAAAGTTTGACATCTTGCAGAAGAAGAACAAGAGAAACAGAAGAAATTGGAAGAAGGAGAAGCAGAAGGCAGTGTGCAGGAGCAATGAAAATGTTAGAGAGGTTTAAGAGACTTACGAACTAGAAAAAAGAATCAAGATATGGGATTGTGTCTAATCTGAAAGGCCTTAGTTCTGCGTAATCCATATTCAGGTTATTTGTCCAGACTGAAGTTGAATTTAAGGAAAACAAAATGAAGAGGAAGATTAACAGTTTCCCCTGTACAATTGACATGATGTTTTTAGTAGTTTAACTTTTCTGTGGGAGGTTTTATAGTTTGAATTATACGACATGTTTTTGCTTTATGGAAAATgccagatattcaaaaattgtttctattttttttttctccaaaTCCTAGTTGACAATGTTTGATTGCTCACATCACGAAGATTGATAAAAATGAGACTCATGACTCGTGTGTGTATACAAATCAATTAAAACTAGTCATTTATTTGACACGatattgggggggggggggggggggggggaattgGGACATTTATTTGACtacgattttttttgtttgggttGTGGGGGGTGGAGGTTGGGTCATTTATTTGACATGATATTTGGGGAAAAAATTGGGACTATATTAGGAGTAcgtaacattatttttttttctttttattacttTTGAGAGTAGATGCTACTATAATTTTTGATGTACAGAAACTTACACTTAAATGCAATTTTATActataaaacattaaaaaaattagaaattcttttttttgttgttaCATGTAATAATGAAAGTTTGCACACGGCACAGGATTGTAAAATGCTATTCTATCAAACAATTAGCGACCTTTACCCACTTTGTATACATTCAAGAAATATATGTGCAAGGCCTTCATCTTATTTGGACTTTGGCAAAGACCTCCCCTTCTTCTGCACTAGCAAATCCCATTAAGGGGATCTGTACCaacataatatttcatatttcgtTGGGGAAAATGATTTGTGAACGAATATGAATGGCTAAAGTGATCCTTCGGCTTTCACTTCTCCATTTGCTTTCTCTTTTCATTGTAAGAAGATAAATTTCGTAAATTTTCATGTTCTATTGCCATTGGCCTGTCCTTTGTCTTGCTTCTCATTGTGCCAAGAATTGTCCACTACAGGTAACTGAAATTCGTCCGGCTTCAAGGCCAAAGTAAAATCCGGTAATGTAGGGGCTGTCTCCATGATCCTATAGCCAACACTAGCACAATCAGTTAATGTTCCAAGAAATGATCAATAGTAGTACTGAGTGAATTGTTGAGATATGTAAGTATATAATACTGAACTAGAGAAAAATGTCGTTATTATATTGTTCTTCATGCATTACCtagtaaaagaaataaatgGGTAAACCGGAAAACAGCGCAAAACTTACTTTTCATAAGAGTAGAGATCCCGGTTAATGCGCACCTTGCTGGAAGTATCTTTGGGAATCTTCTCAGAGAGATACTTCATGGTTCCCCAGAGAGGGGGATTTCTGCATCGAAGATAACACAAAGATAAGGTAAGCTAATCTAAGTGTCCACCATTATTCGTAAATATTGCAACTGTATTATAAAACACCGGTAAAAAGAAACGATGGCAATTTAACATAATATgtcaaaatcaatttaattgaaACAGAATATCTAAACAAAAACCAAATTATAGAAATATCAAATCGTTCAGGTAAGTGGCCAATAATAAACAACTAGTGAACAATACAATTTTAGCAACGTGATAGGGGTAAAAGGTTCTCTCTCTAATCCCTGTGAATTGTGATGATTCCTGCCCTCGAGTTGGTGATGGAATATACGAACCAGAAATAGAGTGATTGAGATTTCAATTACAGGGAAGTGTCCTTttccttttgttttcttttcttctcaaTCCCCGTCCCCAATACTCTTTCTTTACTCCATTAATAATACTGATGTACTATACAGTCTTTGTGTATTTGTCATGTTCCATTTGTTTTGTCCATAGATCTTTCCTCCTATGAGCATAGCAGAGAAGCGGTAACAGGAGCATAGGGGCGTTGCAGTTTGTAGGGAAGCCTCGGGGAGGCAGACAACAACAGTCCGATAACGTATCATGTTTTCAAGATAAGCTTTACAGGCCCCTGTTCAATTTATTACAGTAGCTTTTGTACCAggatttatatgttatattatgttTCTCTCGCTTAGATTTCATTTGCCCCTCCACGTTTTGACTTTATTGTTTAGATTCTTTTCCGTTGAATTATCGCCATACCCTACTTTTGCAGCAAAAGCAAGATAGCGTAATGGTGTTACCGAGAGCGGTGACGGCGACGGTGGTTCCGAGATCAGAATGGGGTCCGGTTTCAGAAAAAAAgttgttaattgtgccttaattggcTTTAATTGTGTCTCTTAATTAAgagcgtaaattgtgcctcgtaattgagggcgttaattgtgccttaattgagggctttaattgtgtcttaattaaggcattaatattttattaattgtgccttaattgagagcttaattgtctcaattatgaattatcatgattgtgggaatattttgatcAGCACTTGCAATATACACGTGTTTttaataattactccctccatcccaaattagatggccccgttgactttgggcacacaatttaaggttcattgaccgcatagatacgtgatttatttttaaaattttatttttgcaaataaaaattaaaatatgaaattttcatttataaaagaaaaaataaaaaaataaatttcggaagtagacggtcaatgcacctaaagttacgtgcccaaagtcaacgaggacatctaatttgggatggaggtagtattatttattggatatatataatctgttacatatatcgacttatattattcttgtttcctttgttttattttcaggattttcggaagaagaccggtttttcttttcggacattaaagttttattgtctaaatttccccggtcatcttgcatgtccgacggttagataataagctttcttgaatgaaagaattatcacggtgaattgctgATTCAtattcgttgagatttattctcattttcaaaaaaaagaaaaaaaaaaaaggggtaaAAGGTTCTTAAAAGATCAAGTTTAACTGATTATGTAAAGTTTAGTAGTGGTTGTAAAAGAGGTGGTAAAAATAGTAAGCAGGAAGTGAGCATAAGACAAGTTATGGATATTGTTAGAAACAACAGGATATCTAAAGGTCTCTCTAAGTATCTATCTCTTTTACTAATAATTCTTACCAAACAAGAATCTGAGTGGATTACTCAGATACTATATTCAGTATCTAAGTGTCAGCAACTGCATTTCATTCACACTTGGCAGGAAAAAATAGCCAATGCCATCTGCGAAATAGTTGCTGTTTCAGATTTTTGTTTGTCTTTATGGGGTAAATTTCTGGTTGATTCTTAATGATTGCATTCATGATTCACCCTATTTCTGTTTATCACTTTCAAGCATGATTATGCATGGTTATACATATCCtccttttttttgtttcttcccAGTGACAAATATGGATGCATAGATGTAAGCAAAAATCGAATTACCGTGAGAGAGGAGGAGCCATGTTGAATGCTTCACATATTTTTTTGCTTTCTTTGAGATACTCATCTGCCGCCTTTAAAGCAGCTACAGCCATCCCGTGTGATTTCTCGGTGTTCCCTTCGTCGAGGATCAAGCCATGATAATAATACGCAGCAGCCTGGAAAAATATATCCACATGTGGCTAGATGTTAACACACATTCTTTTAAAGGAAAGGGAAACTAGAAAGTAGAACAACGTTTGAATAAGGTGGCCACcaacttataaataaaaatatgtgtatCCATGAGGTTTCTTGAAGATTACCCTTGCTTCAATGTATTTCCACTTCACGAAGAGTTTATGCTTTTCTCCCCAACCATTTGTTAAAGGAAGATTAGTGATATTATCTTGGGCCTGCAAATTAGAAAGAAGAGGCaggatgaataatatttttggataCATAATCTGTACAAAGAAAAAGGAAACAAATTAGATCAAAATCAAGGCAACAATACAATTAAATACAACAGTAGTGTggtaaaatcaaataaaagaggttataagttataacacCATCAGAAAAATGATTTACGCGGAATAGAGGCAGTCTTTAGTGTCAAACTGACATGCTTTTGGTGatagaaatattaataaaacagaATTGCAGGAGTTGGGCTCTCACAGATTCGAAACAAATGGACATGATAGATCTTCATTTTACTATATGTGTTGGATTTTTATGGCTACCAACCAGTTACTCCGATACTTGCAAAAGTTCACCTCAAAGCACAGTTTAAAGATCGCACAGCAAAAAGGATGCAACAAGACTTGAAGTATTATCATTTTTCTCCCACGAAAGAAGCTATGAGAATCTTAGGTACTTGACATCAGTGCCAGAAGAGACCGCTCTTTATCTGCTAACTCGCACTTACAGTTTGAAAGGTTAAGCTGGATGCAGTTGACCAGAAGCCAATGCAATCACAGATCAAAGGCGATGCTGTGTACTTTTACTATAAACTAGGTATCAGGGAGAAGTAAAAAGAAGCAGCTCTGAAATGTGCTAGTgtagaatttaaaaaataatattgactAACATCGTTCAGGAACTTAGATATCTTTAGCAGAATTCTGTGAAGCGTTGCAATCAACATTGCACAAAATCCCTTGTTACATAATAGGGATGAGACATCTGGGAATGTATTACAGTAAAACAGTAAAGAGAAGATGGAGTTCTTGAGTTAGTATCAGCAATGGTGTTTAGGTTGTAGTGCGCAGCATCCATGCACCAACTTGAGGGGATGTTTTAAATCATTTGGTagttgaaatattttatttgtggAGATAATTAGCAAATCCTAATCGCAGAACATACGAATACTATTAAGTTGAATCAGCACGTGAATACACAGGTATTATGGTTTCCAAACGTTCCATTCTAGATTGTTCATGTAATGTAAGAAACAATCTTACATATTCTATTCTTTTACCTAGAAATACTATAATGAAATATTCCAACTTCATATACTAGTCATCATAGCAAATACTACTCTGTCTTTCTTTTGCACTTCCTATTACCAGCAAGTAATTACCCTTCAATGGGGACTATTTTAAAGTATTACAAAAACTGCAGTACAATGAAagcaaacaaaattttaatcaaaatcatGCAGCATACCTGCTGCCAGTATTTTGCCATTTCACATGCAAGCCTACGTTTTACTGCAAGAGTGGCCTTCGTACTATCAATTGCAAGTCCAAGTTGTATATCCACACTCTAATCAAgtatcaaaatttgaaatatatatcagGACAAAGTAAACCTTTATATTTCTCTACAGAACATGTAACACTTCATTGCTAATGTCATATCATGAGTATTACAAGAAACAGATGGAAGATAGGGAAGAGAAAACAAAGATCACCATCAAGGTCTTAACAGttcttgttttatattttatgtgatagGGAAGGCAGCTTACAGAACAAAGATCACAGACTATGGATATCAGACTTTGCAATATTAGAGCAGTGTATTCACATAAGACGTATAAAACTCTAGACACCAGTAAATGTGAAACATAATTTTCCTGAGAGATTGTATGATCATATTTTGCTTACAATCTGCATGAGCATATAGTAAAGACATGCATACAATCGAAGATCAAGTTCAATCTACAATCTGCAAGTCATTCCTTACAGAATACTCAGTTTTCTGTATCTAATAAACCATGGGCAAAACATAATGCTTCCCTAACAATGTACTAGTATGATAAATTCTAGTAAAAAGTTCTTCAGCAAAGTTAATAATCCGTAATTGATGGCGGCAGGCTAAACATAATGCGCATGGAATGTTTCACTGGCCCAAAATTTATAACTTTCTCTTTAAGATGAGATTTCTACAGATCCAAGCCctttattagaataatatacGGTCTTGTTTCAGCAGCTATCTATTAACTGACATACTAGAAATCAGACATccgaaaaacataaaaaattctGTTATTGTAAATTAGGATATTTTAACAAAGTGATGATACTTCAGGTACTGATCAACACCATCTTTCATTGCCTTCAAACAAACAGGTCAAGTAAAATAGATGGTCAAATCCCTAGCATTGTAGCCTATTGAATCCCCCTCTTCATTTGGTAACAAGAGGTTGAGAACTCAAGCCTCAATGGAAGCATCGGTGTGTGCAAATTTTATTTCCCGTAATTTACTAGAGAAAAAGGCTGACGAGATGGTACCTGCCCCAGTGCCTGGAGACAAAGAGCACGCAGGACTCCTTCCGCAAGGTCGACTGGGAGATCTCTCctgaaaataaaattggtaAGACAAGAGCATACTTGCAATTTCCAAAGCATTGGCTTGTATCAATGAACCTGAGTTCGGGAGGCAACTGTGGAAGAATATGTCGAACTGCACAATCTAGGTATCCAGCTGCCTTCAAAAAAATGTCGATGGAAGAACGCCTGTTCTCTGTTGCATTGGAAAAATAAGACAAACAGATCTCCCAACACAATAGAACACGTACTTATGAAAGAAAGTAAACACATACAAGTCGAAAAGTACTCCTTTTTACAAGCACATGAGAGACCATATATAGAATACATCTAACTATAAGCTCAGGTTCCCAGAATTAAATCAGATATACAGTAATAACTTCagaagattatatttattctctTTGAGAGGATATTTTATTAAGAAAGAAAAGTTTTCAAGTGGTATCATAATCTTCTAAGTTCTAATTGCTTTGCTGAGCTTATTCTGTTGGATATTAATATATTCAGTTTCATAAGTCCATAGTGCATACAATTTTACAGTAAATCATTGCACATACAGTGCTTGCTGTTCGACCATCAAATAAAAGCATATTAAAACATAATTGCAAAATTTTTAAGAGGGACTGTTGCCTAGTCTACCTATATAACTAAACCTAACTTATGTTAATCTGACTAAAGGTGACTGACGAGTGAAGACATTTCAACTCCTTCTATCCACTCATTTAAAAAATTCAGCATCTATACACCATCATAACATTTAACATCCATGATCCAACATTCCCAGTTTTTTTATATTCAGATAGTACTTCTACATGGAATAACCATGTATGACTGTATCATGTAACACTAGAAACCAATAAAATCAAACCACACTGCACAATAATTTAAGGAAACAGTATTCTCACATACTGATGATCTTAAGAGCAAAAAACACTACACACTACTGTGAACATTGTCcaatataaattacatattaatataaagaTACACAGATTTCTAACCGCAATTACGGATAAGAAATTACCTGTGCTTCAATTTAATCTTTGAAACACTAgtttgctactccctccgtcccactcatttctatatATGTTGTTTCACTGCTCGGCATGCATTTTAATGCttctaacttatttttaaaaaattcactttttgaattaaaatttgaacattaaatttgtattcagaataatttttttttaaaaataatttatgaaactatactttacaggagcattaaagtgtgCGCCGCGTttccgtcccccaatgtatactattgggTAGGACTGAGGGGGTATCAGTTATTAATGAGAGAAGAACGAGTTGACATACATCATACAGAAACTTTGCATGAAATAAGTACCCACCTTCAGAAACCTTGGGCTGATACCCATCACTGGACATTCTAGGAAGAAGCAGTAAGTTAGCTTGCAAGAATGATAATGCTGCCATCAAGTGCAAAACCGATAGTACTTCGTACCAAGCACTAGACATTGCTGTTTCCTATAATTTCAATACTATTCATGAATACAAGAATCCTCAATGAAATCAGGGGatacaaatataatattgtaaCAAGTATAAGCTAACAAAGAAATGTTCACCTCCGCATCATCCTCCTGATTTACCCAAATGAATTGTACCTTGTGTTGTAGGAGGCTGCCTGCACATAGATTCAAGCAATGAATATTTTGAGTAACTAGACATAAAATCCAGGTCAAGAAAAATCATTAAGAATATACCATCTTTCACCAATCCCAAAAGAACTGGCAAATAATCATTAAGAGCCTGAATAAGATCTCCAAGTACTGACCCCCCTGCAGATAGTAGCAGATACCACTTAGACCACAGTGTTAACAAATAAGATGATAGGCATGACTAAGACTAACCATGTTGGGTAGAGCTTCTCCTTCTTGTTCTGGTGATTGTTGGACCTTCTTGGCCAGCCATAACAACTATTCGGGTTCTAAGAGCAGACAGGCGCTCCACTAAACTCTTAGATAGGTGATCACCTAGTGAATGAGATATATCTACAGGTTTAGGGATTCGTAAACCAGGAACAAACACTGTTACTTCACCGATATTTCCTGGCCGCCTTCGGTTTCCACCAGTGTCCTTTGCAGTAGAcacaaagcatcccatattcaAGTGTGTATTGTTCAATTCGAAACGTCTAGTTGTCAGTCTAAACAAATACAAGTAATTAATAGAAAACTGTTAGTGAATAAGAATGCATATAGAACCATATGCATTTGTTGTTTCTTATATTTGTAATCCAAATATGGAAGAGAATAAAGGCAAGAATGagttacaaaaatataatactgATAACCAAAAACATATGACATAGACAACAGTCACATGAAAAGTTGAAAATTTGCTAGcattgaacaactaatatataggTGAATCTAATAAATGATCAACCAAAAAAGAAACAGACAGTCACGGGCATCATCACACATCGCCACAACCATCCCTCTTTACAGAGAAAGAAAGGTCTTTTATATCAAAGTCAAGAGTCTACATACATTAATACACAGTCAGATTTCTCACCCTAGCTAAA of Daucus carota subsp. sativus chromosome 3, DH1 v3.0, whole genome shotgun sequence contains these proteins:
- the LOC108211048 gene encoding uncharacterized protein LOC108211048, which produces MGCFVSTAKDTGGNRRRPGNIGEVTVFVPGLRIPKPVDISHSLGDHLSKSLVERLSALRTRIVVMAGQEGPTITRTRRRSSTQHGGSVLGDLIQALNDYLPVLLGLVKDGSLLQHKVQFIWVNQEDDAEETAMSSAWYEVLSVLHLMAALSFLQANLLLLPRMSSDGYQPKVSEENRRSSIDIFLKAAGYLDCAVRHILPQLPPELRRDLPVDLAEGVLRALCLQALGQSVDIQLGLAIDSTKATLAVKRRLACEMAKYWQQAQDNITNLPLTNGWGEKHKLFVKWKYIEARAAAYYYHGLILDEGNTEKSHGMAVAALKAADEYLKESKKICEAFNMAPPLSRNPPLWGTMKYLSEKIPKDTSSKVRINRDLYSYEKIMETAPTLPDFTLALKPDEFQLPVVDNSWHNEKQDKGQANGNRT